A single genomic interval of bacterium harbors:
- a CDS encoding GAF domain-containing protein, with protein MILPMGTTKSNYSSHVYIFLGSLVVLGNLIWLFPTLTLLRSNINIVEERTIEIALSRIKLFLENNILGLQVSSQYIIPDLEAKENSLVLQNVLKGDNVKAVSLTDPSGKEIIKFDKFKPTNLLTYENISTRHNFMEAITTRRPAWSSVTISANLEPHIIASVPFYTSDEALAGVISAEFNVNEMFKDVGSIKLAQTGKLYIVDSEGVLISDPDTSLVLKNPGYMSRRIVIDTLQAKQTTSSLDDRYTYKNEKGVRVLSAGGYVSGPQFLVILEENRSDVFKAINQIKIYATLISVLGVIVLLALRSINRRLINTNKAVSLRIRQQAFVADFSRSAITESNVQVFTQDGVSKIRASLGVDYVSILELLPDGKALRLVIGAGWREGMLGNTIVEAGKNSQVEYTFLSDEPIVVTDFKVEQRFQAPPHLAEHGITSGVSVVIPKNTGKPYGVLSVYSIKRRTFSSQDVSFIQSVAGIIAQKIEKKEAEEKMTHTINELTKINKITIERELRMIELKKEILQLTEKLNPKS; from the coding sequence ATGATTCTGCCTATGGGCACCACAAAAAGCAATTATTCTTCACACGTATACATATTCCTGGGTTCTCTCGTGGTGCTCGGTAACCTTATTTGGCTTTTCCCTACGCTTACGCTTCTTCGGAGCAACATAAACATTGTTGAGGAACGTACGATTGAAATCGCACTATCAAGAATAAAGTTATTTCTCGAAAATAATATTCTAGGACTTCAGGTATCGTCTCAATACATTATCCCGGATCTTGAGGCTAAGGAAAATAGTCTCGTACTACAAAACGTACTCAAGGGGGATAATGTTAAGGCAGTTTCTCTTACCGATCCTTCCGGCAAAGAAATTATTAAGTTTGATAAGTTTAAACCCACGAATCTGCTCACGTATGAGAATATTAGTACGCGCCATAATTTTATGGAAGCGATAACAACCAGAAGACCAGCATGGTCTTCTGTAACAATCTCAGCAAACCTTGAGCCACATATTATTGCCAGTGTTCCTTTCTACACATCAGATGAAGCTCTTGCCGGTGTTATTTCTGCTGAATTTAATGTGAATGAAATGTTTAAGGATGTTGGGAGTATTAAACTTGCACAAACGGGAAAACTATATATTGTCGACAGTGAGGGAGTTTTGATCAGCGATCCGGATACATCCTTGGTGCTTAAAAACCCGGGCTACATGTCGCGGCGTATTGTGATCGATACGCTTCAAGCAAAACAAACGACATCTTCGCTTGACGATAGATACACGTATAAAAATGAAAAAGGTGTTCGCGTTCTCTCTGCGGGAGGCTATGTTTCCGGCCCTCAATTTTTGGTCATCCTTGAAGAAAACCGAAGTGATGTATTTAAAGCAATCAATCAGATTAAAATTTACGCCACATTGATTAGCGTACTCGGTGTTATTGTTTTGCTGGCGTTGCGCAGTATTAATCGAAGACTTATAAACACAAACAAAGCTGTTTCGTTACGTATTCGCCAGCAGGCATTTGTGGCAGACTTCAGCAGAAGTGCGATTACTGAATCGAATGTTCAAGTGTTCACGCAAGATGGGGTTTCTAAGATTAGGGCAAGCTTAGGGGTTGACTACGTCAGTATTCTTGAGCTTCTCCCTGACGGCAAAGCGTTGCGTCTTGTTATCGGCGCTGGATGGAGAGAAGGCATGTTGGGGAACACTATTGTCGAAGCGGGAAAAAACTCGCAAGTAGAATATACATTTCTTTCAGATGAGCCAATTGTTGTTACAGACTTCAAAGTAGAACAGCGCTTTCAGGCACCTCCTCACTTAGCAGAACATGGTATAACAAGTGGCGTAAGTGTCGTTATTCCAAAAAACACCGGCAAGCCATATGGAGTCCTTAGTGTGTACTCTATAAAACGAAGAACATTTTCTTCCCAGGACGTTTCGTTTATTCAATCTGTTGCAGGCATTATTGCTCAGAAAATTGAAAAGAAAGAAGCGGAAGAAAAAATGACGCACACTATTAATGAACTTACTAAAATAAACAAGATTACCATTGAGCGCGAATTGAGAATGATAGAGCTAAAAAAAGAAATTTTACAGCTTACCGAAAAACTTAACCCTAAATCATAG
- the pilM gene encoding pilus assembly protein PilM, producing MNFIKIFTREESIAGLEISETHLKLAFLTLETSHKKEQPTLRIKALTEEPLPGGTIQDGEVLDREALTASLIKLLNKSPSVKYFIVSIPGNKLYQKIFPFPQTILEERLVDAMKLVTTFQLPYAEDTAYVDWEKSSNNLHNEVFLATAPKTVVEGFLSALDRAGVKTVALESHTMSLARVVEHEDQPILVCNTGKTDITFSVVKNGIPRFERITPISLLGEKSMSMEMEKIKKFYEVEWREVITRVIELPHVSLFHSLALELKRFGGENNTTAWVIALGAAMRGLLPRAEDTIVSMLPVGTEKAYEYQKAVAFSKFITNTTIGLALFWTAIFFSSWILLSAIQQDSNKELSSLSSLPSSAENLALEDRAHEFNALARRANSIIATFPAWSMVVEDVKAHSVKGITITNVSFATPDSLFSLTGIAATRADINIFKKSMETSKIFTEMTIPLTNLEQRANISFSATFRMIDPNVLYQGNK from the coding sequence ATGAACTTTATTAAAATTTTCACACGAGAGGAGTCAATCGCGGGTCTTGAAATAAGCGAGACTCATCTGAAGCTCGCGTTTCTAACCCTCGAAACTTCTCACAAAAAAGAACAGCCAACCCTACGTATCAAAGCACTCACCGAAGAACCTCTACCGGGGGGCACTATACAAGATGGCGAAGTTCTCGATAGAGAAGCATTGACAGCTTCCCTTATTAAACTCCTCAATAAATCACCGAGTGTTAAATATTTTATTGTTTCCATACCGGGGAATAAACTTTACCAAAAGATTTTTCCATTTCCCCAGACTATTTTAGAAGAGCGCCTTGTTGACGCGATGAAATTGGTGACGACATTCCAATTACCCTACGCGGAAGATACGGCCTATGTTGATTGGGAAAAATCATCAAATAATCTGCACAATGAAGTTTTTCTTGCCACTGCCCCCAAGACTGTTGTCGAAGGATTTTTATCAGCACTTGATCGTGCGGGGGTCAAAACAGTTGCGCTCGAATCACACACAATGAGCTTGGCTCGAGTAGTAGAACATGAAGACCAACCTATTCTGGTATGTAACACCGGAAAAACAGACATCACATTCTCGGTGGTAAAAAATGGTATTCCACGATTTGAAAGAATCACCCCAATTTCTCTCTTGGGTGAAAAATCCATGAGTATGGAGATGGAAAAAATTAAAAAATTTTATGAGGTTGAATGGAGGGAGGTAATTACGCGCGTAATTGAACTTCCCCATGTTTCGCTTTTTCACTCACTTGCGCTTGAGTTGAAACGTTTTGGCGGGGAGAATAATACAACAGCATGGGTAATTGCTCTTGGGGCAGCCATGCGCGGACTTCTCCCGCGAGCAGAAGATACCATCGTGAGCATGCTTCCCGTAGGTACCGAAAAAGCATATGAGTACCAGAAGGCGGTAGCATTTTCAAAATTTATCACCAACACCACAATCGGTCTTGCGCTATTCTGGACTGCAATATTTTTCAGTTCGTGGATTCTTTTGTCGGCAATTCAACAAGATTCCAATAAAGAACTCTCGTCACTCTCATCGCTTCCCTCTTCAGCGGAAAACTTGGCTCTTGAAGATCGGGCGCACGAATTTAACGCACTCGCAAGGCGAGCAAATTCTATTATTGCCACATTTCCCGCATGGAGTATGGTTGTTGAGGATGTTAAAGCCCATAGCGTGAAGGGTATCACTATTACCAATGTTTCATTCGCCACCCCTGATTCACTTTTTTCATTAACCGGCATAGCCGCAACACGCGCCGATATTAATATATTTAAAAAATCGATGGAAACTTCAAAGATTTTTACCGAAATGACCATTCCCCTTACAAACCTTGAACAACGAGCAAATATTTCTTTTTCAGCAACATTCCGCATGATCGATCCGAATGTCTTGTATCAAGGTAACAAGTAA
- a CDS encoding LytR C-terminal domain-containing protein has product MKERYKIKLKEIIKGITWKKVFYPTLVSIFALIIIVLFIFSVRFISKSINRVFINEESIEGQLPRLELDSYLPVAKKLGIPVNTFEPSQELGDEFVAESQIHTPSNSSATSSQYTIDNIQSLKIAIYNSTDVPGLAQNLKNILKEKGFEVTETGNTEKTGDHTLIKIKESKKDSLAEVKTIVGEHYNIGESPFLSEDSEFDVIIIIGDK; this is encoded by the coding sequence ATGAAAGAGCGATATAAAATTAAATTAAAGGAGATCATAAAAGGAATCACGTGGAAAAAAGTCTTCTACCCGACGCTTGTTAGTATTTTTGCACTTATTATTATTGTATTGTTCATATTTTCCGTACGCTTTATCTCTAAAAGTATCAATCGAGTATTTATAAATGAGGAAAGTATTGAGGGTCAATTGCCACGTCTTGAACTTGATAGTTATTTACCTGTCGCAAAAAAATTAGGCATCCCGGTAAACACATTTGAACCATCACAGGAGCTCGGTGATGAATTTGTGGCAGAATCACAAATTCATACGCCCTCGAACTCATCCGCTACCAGTTCGCAGTATACTATCGACAACATACAATCGCTTAAAATTGCCATATACAATAGCACTGATGTTCCTGGTCTAGCTCAAAATCTTAAGAATATTCTCAAAGAAAAAGGTTTTGAGGTGACCGAGACTGGCAATACGGAAAAGACGGGCGACCATACGCTGATTAAAATAAAAGAAAGTAAAAAGGACTCATTGGCGGAAGTAAAAACGATTGTTGGCGAACACTACAATATCGGTGAATCCCCTTTTCTTTCTGAAGATAGCGAATTTGACGTAATTATCATAATAGGAGATAAATAG
- a CDS encoding ABC transporter substrate-binding protein → MPKKLFLIVLVFSILSIAVWYVYEHGGIKGGEETVHTHHIVVLNPGGETFTIFLDSFMKEIRKIHHEQGLSIVIDYKNTEGSKEKLKTYIDEAIAEKPDLIATISTRPTFDLADKTKTIPILTALGDPIAHGYFKSIQSSGINIAGISHQSIELTPKRIELIKKMIPSIKNIAMFYDTTCGPTAIARPIGKELSKKLGITLTEFSLTNPGRKEIEDAFMGVDWKKFDALMFYPHGTLFSQSDLFLKVARENKLPIIMPDKAALNGGALASYGPDYADMGRSLARIAEKVLQGEDPGALPFETPSKIDFVLSIKNAKEIGVTFSEEIKSIASQIVN, encoded by the coding sequence ATGCCTAAAAAATTATTTTTGATCGTACTCGTTTTTTCTATTCTTAGTATTGCAGTATGGTATGTTTACGAGCATGGGGGCATAAAAGGGGGGGAAGAAACAGTCCATACTCACCACATTGTGGTATTAAATCCTGGCGGAGAAACATTCACGATTTTTTTGGATAGTTTCATGAAAGAGATTAGGAAAATACATCATGAGCAGGGATTAAGTATCGTCATTGATTATAAGAATACTGAAGGAAGTAAGGAAAAACTCAAAACGTATATTGATGAAGCTATTGCTGAAAAACCAGATCTCATTGCCACCATTTCTACCAGACCAACATTTGATCTTGCGGATAAAACAAAAACTATCCCCATATTGACTGCGTTAGGAGATCCTATCGCTCACGGGTATTTTAAATCAATTCAAAGTTCTGGAATCAATATTGCTGGTATTTCGCACCAAAGTATTGAGCTTACCCCCAAACGGATTGAGCTTATCAAAAAAATGATTCCGTCTATAAAAAATATTGCAATGTTTTATGATACTACGTGCGGTCCTACAGCGATAGCTCGACCTATCGGCAAGGAATTAAGTAAAAAACTAGGCATTACCCTAACTGAATTTTCTCTTACCAATCCGGGACGAAAAGAAATTGAAGACGCTTTTATGGGTGTGGATTGGAAAAAATTTGACGCGCTCATGTTCTATCCTCACGGAACGCTTTTTTCACAGTCGGACCTCTTTCTCAAGGTTGCGCGGGAGAATAAATTACCAATCATTATGCCCGACAAAGCAGCACTCAATGGCGGAGCCCTTGCTTCATATGGACCAGATTACGCCGACATGGGAAGATCACTTGCGCGTATCGCCGAGAAAGTTCTCCAAGGAGAAGATCCCGGAGCACTTCCTTTTGAAACTCCGAGTAAAATTGATTTTGTGTTGAGTATTAAGAATGCGAAAGAAATCGGCGTCACGTTTTCGGAAGAAATAAAAAGTATTGCATCCCAAATTGTAAACTAA
- a CDS encoding PAS domain S-box protein: protein MSKYHLPIIDRRVVAGGTIEITFGRKSVGGSSEIVEQELPFTPGQYVHIMLPSLIFQDPRGNGRDFSILSSPNNHDVITIAFRISGSGFKKSILEMATGSVVHVSDPLGSFFIPEDSSRPIVCIAGGIGITPFLSILRYSYENKLPHRITLLYVSKDEETRAYRKDLDEFSQGNPNISVQYIEGDLTLYELKKIVENEKNALWYVAGPEGMVRFSLASLMEMGITHDDIHVEEFSGYRSEDSTTSSLHETIVEASVHSFVLKNTSPDVLPKNFKTILDAMNSIAIVSQTDERGNIFYVSDTFIQNSKYSREELIGNNHRVLRSEFHPQAFFDDMWHNYLLKGRVWHGQIKNKAKDDSLYWVDAIIVPVISTKGIITGYVSIQFIITENKITEEKLEIEKKYYQTLSENSVDMVTVIGKDGTVSYASPSFSAILGYNPDELKGKKIFEHMHEDDLPGIKKTFEKVVGEPEETHTVEFRFHHKDGTWRTIEALGKNLLNNPVVNGIVCNCRDITKHKIDEEVLKSKTIQLEEANRLMIGRELRMVEIKEELEELKKKFNSP, encoded by the coding sequence ATGTCTAAGTATCATTTACCAATCATAGACCGAAGAGTTGTCGCTGGGGGAACTATAGAGATTACTTTTGGTCGTAAGTCTGTTGGTGGGTCGTCAGAAATTGTCGAACAAGAATTACCCTTTACGCCGGGACAATATGTCCACATAATGCTTCCCAGCCTCATATTCCAGGATCCCAGGGGAAATGGAAGGGATTTTTCGATTTTATCATCACCAAATAATCATGATGTTATCACGATAGCATTTCGTATTTCCGGAAGCGGATTTAAAAAAAGCATTCTTGAAATGGCAACTGGTTCGGTGGTTCACGTAAGTGATCCATTGGGCTCCTTCTTTATTCCAGAGGACAGTTCTCGTCCCATTGTGTGTATAGCCGGGGGCATCGGTATTACTCCCTTTTTGAGTATCTTGCGGTATTCTTATGAAAATAAACTTCCTCATAGGATTACGCTACTTTATGTAAGCAAGGACGAAGAAACAAGGGCGTATCGCAAAGATCTCGATGAGTTTTCACAAGGAAATCCAAATATTTCAGTGCAGTATATTGAGGGAGACCTTACGCTCTACGAGTTGAAAAAGATTGTAGAAAACGAAAAAAATGCCCTTTGGTATGTAGCGGGACCGGAAGGGATGGTACGGTTTTCTTTGGCATCACTTATGGAAATGGGGATTACACATGACGACATTCATGTTGAAGAATTCTCTGGCTATCGCAGTGAAGATAGTACCACATCCTCTCTTCATGAAACAATCGTTGAAGCATCAGTGCACTCATTTGTTCTCAAGAACACGTCTCCGGATGTACTTCCCAAGAATTTTAAAACGATTCTCGATGCAATGAATTCTATCGCCATTGTTTCTCAAACAGATGAACGCGGTAATATTTTTTATGTAAGCGATACGTTCATTCAAAACTCTAAATATTCTCGAGAGGAATTGATTGGAAATAATCACCGCGTGTTACGCTCAGAATTCCATCCGCAAGCTTTTTTTGATGACATGTGGCATAACTATCTTTTGAAAGGTCGTGTTTGGCACGGACAAATTAAAAATAAAGCTAAGGATGATTCGTTGTATTGGGTTGACGCGATTATTGTTCCCGTAATCAGCACGAAAGGGATTATTACGGGATATGTGAGCATACAGTTCATCATAACGGAAAATAAGATTACTGAAGAAAAACTCGAGATAGAAAAAAAATATTATCAAACGCTCAGTGAAAATTCCGTTGATATGGTCACGGTAATCGGGAAAGATGGTACGGTATCGTATGCGAGTCCCTCTTTTTCTGCAATCTTGGGGTATAATCCGGATGAGCTCAAGGGAAAAAAGATTTTTGAGCATATGCACGAAGATGATCTCCCTGGGATAAAAAAGACATTTGAAAAGGTGGTGGGAGAGCCAGAGGAAACGCACACCGTTGAATTTCGTTTTCACCACAAGGATGGTACTTGGCGCACCATTGAAGCACTGGGCAAAAACCTCCTTAATAATCCTGTCGTCAACGGCATTGTTTGTAACTGTCGCGATATTACAAAACATAAAATAGATGAAGAAGTGCTCAAATCAAAGACGATTCAACTTGAAGAAGCCAATCGATTGATGATTGGTCGCGAACTTCGGATGGTTGAAATCAAGGAGGAATTAGAAGAACTTAAGAAGAAGTTCAATTCACCATAA
- a CDS encoding response regulator, whose protein sequence is MIEKSTEVKTILVVEDDVALNKAIVLKLNKRGYTIATTFNAEDAFKVLEENNSVVLIWLDILLPGMNGLNFLELMRKNPLYKDKKVIVVSVSGGDDSKKRALELGAVDYLVKSAYDLDTLVSKVVSYI, encoded by the coding sequence ATGATTGAAAAATCTACCGAAGTGAAAACAATTCTTGTTGTCGAAGACGACGTAGCTCTTAATAAAGCCATTGTTCTTAAGTTGAACAAAAGAGGCTATACTATTGCAACTACCTTTAATGCGGAGGACGCATTTAAAGTTCTCGAAGAAAATAATAGCGTTGTGCTCATTTGGCTCGATATTTTATTGCCTGGAATGAACGGTCTCAATTTCCTTGAACTCATGAGGAAAAACCCTTTATATAAAGATAAAAAAGTTATCGTAGTATCAGTATCAGGAGGAGACGATTCAAAGAAAAGAGCCCTCGAGTTGGGGGCGGTTGACTACCTGGTTAAAAGTGCCTATGATTTAGATACATTGGTTTCAAAGGTGGTTTCGTACATCTAA
- a CDS encoding ATP-binding protein, translating into MIFKNNKKKQRKINTEMRVRFGITYKLATLVAVAGFLPLFAAGIYMFLSVSSFSKDEIHEKMQISVDIADKSISDYYADLGGHLIVFKSNFTGSKEIVEMLHSIPSQEDTPPPKTKLGVQNALREYLVSMVGKDAHTAGVFTNIYIFDAIGEKLIVSMNTDISQGSQTYMDLYKNTRSHARSIHSNDETFLIYNEGGDDDQVVTVVTRLFTENGSTKLFLAGDVPMREFTKPFLSTGFFQTHTELYLISQNGQVLAEEHVHDTEDHENIQEVGATFELWGRGSPLVGDSGLVEYINHNAVNVLGGYTWSPTLNLWILVEVEKREVYAFLDKITNLIAIWLAFLLGIGVIIYFLISFLVVSPLKRLTDFVTHIDIKNKSNILPLFTISTHDEIGVLAGAFNRMLVRIYEAQFDLEKKVIEKTHDLAASLETTERQNKFLEDSKRATVNVLEDAWELKEKFKLQRNELQSIITSVGEGLFLVNQEHVITLANPMTEQILDISLKDIIGKKVDDVILARKDGKDIPYDDRLMARVLATKQPIEIGLEDRYSFRTNSGKEFPVAVFATPLVKDKDMGAVIVFRDISKEKALDESKSSFISIASHQLRTPLTSIRWYSEMLLSEDAGPLNEMQRDFASEVNSGTLRLYNTIDLLLSISRIENGTLKQSTEKVNIVKLMNEVIEEFKPQLSPKALTMNVSLPQGDIPDIDLDPLLLRQVFLNLIANSIQYTNNGGIINVSIEKRAGEYLCRVQDNGIGIPDEEKSRIFSKFYRAQNALNKVPDGSGLGLSLVKGLIESWGGKVWFDSEIGKGTTFNVTVPEHPSLTQKMS; encoded by the coding sequence ATGATCTTTAAAAACAATAAAAAGAAACAGCGAAAAATAAATACCGAAATGCGGGTTCGTTTCGGTATTACATACAAACTTGCAACGTTGGTGGCAGTCGCAGGATTTTTGCCTTTATTTGCCGCGGGTATTTATATGTTTTTGAGCGTGAGTTCATTTAGCAAAGATGAAATACACGAGAAGATGCAAATATCCGTTGATATCGCAGATAAATCAATCAGTGATTACTACGCGGATTTGGGAGGACACCTTATTGTTTTCAAGTCAAACTTCACAGGGTCTAAAGAAATAGTAGAAATGTTGCATAGCATACCTAGTCAAGAAGACACGCCACCACCAAAAACAAAGCTCGGTGTTCAAAATGCGCTAAGAGAATATTTGGTCTCTATGGTGGGTAAGGACGCTCACACGGCGGGGGTATTTACGAATATTTACATTTTTGATGCAATTGGGGAAAAGTTGATAGTGTCAATGAACACAGACATATCACAGGGATCGCAAACGTACATGGATCTGTACAAAAACACCAGATCTCATGCACGTTCAATACATTCTAACGATGAAACATTTTTGATATATAACGAAGGGGGTGATGATGATCAAGTTGTCACTGTTGTTACACGCCTGTTCACAGAAAATGGTTCAACCAAATTATTTCTCGCGGGGGATGTGCCCATGAGGGAATTTACAAAGCCATTTTTATCTACCGGTTTTTTTCAAACACACACAGAGCTCTACCTCATTTCTCAAAATGGGCAAGTGCTTGCCGAAGAACATGTACACGATACAGAGGATCATGAGAACATTCAGGAGGTTGGCGCTACGTTTGAACTCTGGGGAAGAGGGAGTCCACTCGTGGGCGACAGTGGTCTCGTAGAGTATATCAACCACAATGCGGTCAATGTGCTTGGTGGGTATACATGGTCACCAACGTTAAATCTATGGATTCTTGTTGAGGTAGAGAAGCGAGAGGTATATGCCTTTTTGGATAAAATCACGAATCTAATAGCGATCTGGCTTGCGTTTCTTCTCGGCATCGGTGTGATTATTTATTTCCTCATTTCCTTTTTGGTCGTGTCTCCCCTCAAGCGACTAACGGATTTTGTGACTCATATAGATATTAAAAATAAATCAAATATATTACCCCTGTTTACCATAAGCACGCATGATGAAATTGGAGTCCTTGCGGGGGCTTTTAATCGCATGCTTGTACGCATCTATGAAGCTCAGTTTGATCTTGAAAAGAAAGTGATTGAAAAAACTCATGACCTTGCGGCGAGCTTGGAAACTACCGAACGACAAAATAAATTCCTTGAAGATTCAAAACGCGCAACCGTGAATGTGCTCGAAGATGCTTGGGAGCTAAAAGAAAAATTTAAGTTGCAACGCAATGAGCTACAGTCGATTATTACGTCCGTTGGCGAGGGACTTTTTTTGGTTAACCAAGAACATGTTATAACGCTTGCAAATCCGATGACGGAACAAATACTTGATATTTCCTTGAAAGATATTATAGGGAAAAAGGTAGACGATGTAATCTTGGCGCGTAAAGATGGAAAGGACATTCCCTACGACGATCGTCTTATGGCGCGAGTGCTTGCAACGAAACAGCCCATAGAGATTGGATTAGAAGACCGCTACTCATTTCGCACAAATTCCGGAAAGGAATTTCCTGTTGCAGTTTTTGCTACTCCGCTCGTAAAAGATAAGGATATGGGCGCAGTTATTGTGTTTCGCGATATTAGTAAAGAAAAAGCACTCGATGAATCAAAATCAAGTTTTATATCCATTGCATCGCACCAATTACGCACGCCACTTACTTCAATTAGGTGGTATTCCGAAATGCTTCTTTCAGAAGATGCGGGACCTCTTAATGAAATGCAAAGAGACTTTGCATCCGAGGTCAATAGCGGTACACTCCGTCTTTACAATACAATCGATCTTTTGTTATCAATTTCCAGAATAGAAAATGGAACATTAAAGCAAAGTACGGAGAAGGTGAACATTGTGAAACTTATGAATGAAGTTATAGAAGAATTCAAACCCCAACTTTCCCCCAAAGCCCTTACGATGAATGTCTCACTTCCACAAGGAGATATCCCCGATATCGACCTTGATCCATTATTGCTACGACAGGTGTTTTTGAACCTGATTGCAAACTCGATTCAATACACCAATAATGGCGGAATTATAAACGTAAGTATTGAAAAAAGAGCAGGAGAATATCTCTGTCGCGTTCAAGATAATGGAATCGGTATTCCGGATGAAGAAAAATCAAGAATCTTTTCAAAATTCTACAGAGCTCAGAATGCCTTGAATAAGGTTCCTGATGGATCAGGGCTCGGACTTTCGTTAGTAAAAGGATTAATCGAATCATGGGGAGGCAAGGTGTGGTTTGATTCTGAAATAGGGAAGGGAACAACGTTCAATGTTACTGTTCCCGAACATCCTTCCCTTACGCAGAAGATGAGCTGA
- a CDS encoding response regulator, protein MDTEKRKKIVIIEDDEHISKVYEIKLAKENVDVKVFRDGPSGFAGIAIEIPDLILLDLMIPGRDGFWVIEEVKKKPELANIPIIALSNLGQQTDRDRAMGLGAVDYLIKVDYSIGEVISKVKQYLEKNGGKGSNGNTERQ, encoded by the coding sequence ATGGATACAGAAAAAAGAAAAAAAATAGTGATTATAGAAGACGACGAACATATTTCAAAGGTTTATGAAATCAAACTCGCGAAAGAAAATGTAGATGTTAAGGTGTTTCGAGATGGTCCATCGGGTTTTGCGGGGATCGCCATTGAAATACCGGACTTGATCCTCCTTGATCTTATGATACCGGGACGTGATGGTTTTTGGGTGATAGAAGAGGTAAAAAAGAAACCAGAACTAGCAAATATTCCCATAATCGCACTTTCAAATCTAGGTCAACAAACTGACCGTGATCGTGCAATGGGACTTGGCGCGGTCGACTACCTTATTAAGGTGGATTATTCAATCGGAGAAGTAATCAGTAAGGTTAAGCAGTATTTAGAAAAAAATGGCGGGAAGGGGAGTAATGGGAATACGGAACGACAATAA
- a CDS encoding prepilin-type N-terminal cleavage/methylation domain-containing protein — protein MYTGNVMSREKKDGFTLLELLIVIAIIAILSVALILVINPAETLKKSRDAQRISDLSTLKTALGLYITSTSTPYLGDVANNTACKASPTAAYIAGDKIFYSLGSGTLITDTTLDGSIVVVSGQSATPTLTDGTGWIPVSFDSLTSGSPISNVPQDPTNTIAALGTVASTDLVYRYACAANPLNFEINAQLESTEYTSTDNRRTKDGGNNNDYYEVGTNLRILGAGVDF, from the coding sequence ATGTACACAGGAAATGTTATGTCACGGGAAAAGAAAGATGGTTTCACACTCCTTGAACTTTTGATTGTAATCGCAATTATTGCGATTTTGTCAGTCGCTCTTATTTTGGTCATAAACCCAGCAGAGACGCTTAAGAAGTCTCGAGATGCACAGCGAATTTCAGACTTGAGCACGCTCAAGACAGCACTCGGTCTTTATATTACCAGCACATCGACCCCTTATCTTGGTGATGTTGCAAACAATACGGCATGTAAGGCATCCCCTACTGCTGCATATATCGCTGGAGACAAGATTTTTTACTCGCTTGGTTCTGGTACTCTGATTACAGATACAACACTTGATGGCAGTATTGTTGTGGTTTCAGGTCAGTCAGCAACACCAACCCTTACTGATGGTACGGGATGGATTCCAGTAAGTTTCGATTCTCTTACTAGTGGGTCTCCAATTTCAAATGTTCCACAAGATCCAACTAATACAATTGCAGCACTTGGTACTGTTGCAAGCACTGACCTCGTATATCGCTACGCATGCGCCGCGAATCCTCTCAACTTTGAGATTAACGCACAACTTGAAAGCACTGAATACACAAGCACTGATAACAGAAGAACAAAAGATGGTGGTAATAATAACGACTATTACGAAGTAGGAACAAACTTGAGAATTTTGGGCGCGGGTGTAGATTTCTAG